The segment GTGGTGAAAAGGTCCAGCGCTGGGGCTGCTGCCAGGAATCGACCACTTGAGGAGGAGACGCGGATGGTGCCTACTATTTCACGGAACAGGGCATCCGTCTCTCGCAGCAGTTGTTCTTCGCGTAGATTCCAGAGCGAGGACAATGCGGACAGTGCCAGCCCTACGGGGGTGATGGATACACCGCCACCGAACCCCCGGCTGACGTGCACGGCACGCCAGAGCAGTTGGCCCGAGGGCAGAGCGATCATGCGGACCCGGCAACCCACTGCCGTCTGGGAAACGATGCCTGCAAAGGTGCGGTCAAAATGCGTGACTTCGCCGATAACAACAGCGTCCACACCCAGCAGGGAATGGAGCTTTGCCGGGTTTTCTTCCAGCAGGGAGCTGACGGTCTGGTAAGTATCCAGTTCGGCCCCGGACAGTCGGACATCTGTTTCCAGCAGTTCCTGGTCTGCAAAGGGCATGGCTGCAAGGTGATTATACATGCCCCGGCGAACCACATCTCGCGGGTCCTCGGCCTCGGGAGCCAGAGACCACTCTGCCGGATCGCCGCCAAAAGGCAGAACAGCCAAGGTGCGCGGGGGATTGTCCACCATGAATTTGGTGTTTTCGTATTCGCCGGAGAACACCTCGAACGGTTCGCCACTGTCCATAGAGGCAGGGGCACCGGCTCTGGGGGTGCTGCGTTTTCCTGAACAGCCGCTGAGCATGGTGGCGGCTACTGTCAGGGTCAGCGCCAGTAGAATGACGGCTATGCGCGGAAGCCTCATCCGGAATCCTCCGTGATCGAGGGGTGTTGAATCAAAGTTCTCGTGGCACGCTACGTGCGCGCGTGGGCATGGGATGAAGGCATGCAAGATTCATCCCTTGTCTCAAGGGGAAAGTATTGCATGCACTTCAAATGAAGGCAATTGATCAGCAAGCCTGGGAGGTTGAGGATGTGAGCTTATCCCAGACGGTCGTGTGCAAGGGCCAAGTATGGTTCCAGCCCGGATTCCACATCCTCGGGCCATTGGAATCCCTGGGGGCGAGGGGTATTGAGTGCCTGTTCGATGGCAAGAGCCAAAGCCTGGGCATCGCCGGAATCGTCCACTATGCGGTCGGGGGGCAGGAAATAGCTTGAGCCGTTGTCCTTGGAGGAAATAACTCTGGTGCCACTGGCCAAAGCCTCGAGCACCGCATTGGAGCAGGTGTCGTAGAATGAGGGCAGGCAAAACAGATCACTGGCTTGATACAGGGAAGGCATGTCGTCCACGCGTCCCAAAAATGCCACACGATCCTGGACGGCCAGGGACTGGGCCAAGGCTTTGAAGCGCCCGGGATTACGGTCACCGGCCACATGGACCCGCACTTCGCGTGGCAGCAGCGCCAAGGCCCGAATCAGGGTGCCCAACCCTTTCAAGGCAAAGTTTGTTCCTGCCAGCACGATCAACTGATCTGCTGCTCCCAGGCCCATGTTGCTGCGAATGAGGGTGCGCTCATCCTCACTGGCCGGAGTGAACCTGGTCAGGTCCGGGCGGTTGTAGATGACTTTCATCTGGCGCTTGTCCAGCCAGGGATGGGCGTCCAGTAGCCAGTCCTGAACGCGATGCGAAACGGCAATGCACAGCTCCTGGTTCTCCAGAGCGCGTCGCTCCAGATGTCGAATCAGCCGGTTGGCTGGGGCCAATCGTCTGCGCAACATCTTGAATTCACGCTCGAAACCTTGAGCGTAGGCCCGTTTGGACAGTCTCCAGAATTCGGATAGGGGGCCACCGCTCATGCGTAGAACGTCCTGGCGGACGGTCTTGCCCATGGAAATGGTCAGGCCGTAGCCCCCACGTTTGCGTGCTTGTTCCGCGGCATATGCGTACCAGGCGATTTTTGCAGCGCGTCCCAGAGGGGGGCGCCCCACGGGAACAACGTTGACCCCTTTGGGTTCTGCAGTCTCCTGCCGGGCGCAGATGAAGTCTACCGGGTAGCCATTGGCCGTCAGGATGTCGGCAAGGCGGAAGGCGAAGCCCTCGGCTCCGCCATAGGTGGACAGTTTGGGCAGCATCAAGGCAATGCGGTTATTCCCGCTCATGACGGCTCTCCCCGGTATACGGCAAGGGTACGTTCCAGAAAGGCCTCGCCGGACAGATTTTCCATTGTCTTTGCCTGTTGGGAGACGAGTCCCCGACGGGTGGATTCCGGCTGAGCCCAGGCGATGGATTCAGCCATATTTTTAACACTGTTCGGCGGGAACAGGGCGCGGCCGGAAATGAGATCGGGCATCACACCTACGGTGGTGCCGATGAGCGGAACGCCGCAGGACATGATTTCCAGAGCCGCTCGGGCGATGGTTTCGGACCATTTGGAGGCAATGACTCCAAGGTCCATGGCCGAGATGATGTCTGCCACATCCCGGCGGCTGCCGGTAATGACCGTGGCGTCACTCATGCCCGAGTCGTTGATCCAGTTCTGGACTTGCTCTTGTGTCGTGGCGGTAGGGAATCCGGCTAGCATCAATTTCAGATGAACGTTGCCATCAGCCCGCAGGCTGGCAATGGCCTGGATCAGTTCGCGCTGTCCTTTGACTTCATCGAACCGCCCCAGCAAACCGACCACAAGATCGTCTTCGCCAAAGCCGAATTCGGCGCGCACACGGGCCCGACCATCAACCGAGAAGGCGAAACGCGCACGGTCCACTCCTCCCAGAATGCGGTGCAGATTGCAGTCCCGGATGGGGAAATGTTCGCGGAAATGGCCGTACATCACCGAATTGGTGGCGATCACGGCATCGGCCACGGAGGCGTGCAGCCAGCGGTTGATGGGATCATGCTTCGGGAGCCTTTGATCGCCCCGCGTACGAATCAGGCGGAAGGAATTGGAGCGTTTTTTGAGCAGACTCCACAACCAGAAGGATTCACCCCGGTGGCAGTTCACGGCGTGTGGCTTGAACTCCGTCACAAGTTGCGACAGCTCGCGATAGACGTGCGCCACCTTCAGTGGGTTGGACGAATTGAGTGGCAAGGTGCGTACGTCAAGATTCCACTCCTGAGCCTTGGCGTGGCTTTCAGTGTCTTCCAGGGTCAGAACCAGGGATTCGTGCCCGGCATCTTGCAACAGGCGTGCGAGGTACAGAGCGTACCAGGAGGTGGCGTTGAACCAGCGGACGTTGGCGACTTGGATGATGCGCATGCGGCTTTGTATGGATATTGCACGGGATTTGCAAGAGATGCGTCAGTGGCGACGGGATTTCGTCGGCACCCGCTTGAAAAGAATGACACCTCGTCGTCAGAATGGCAAGATGGCGAGGCTTGGGATTGATAAGCAGAGAGGCCCATGGCAACTGCCGGGACCTCTGCTGTGTGATGATGACGAGGGTGGGCCTTAGCGCAGGCAAGCTTCCTTCTTGCTGACGGCTTCGGCCTTGATGCGATCAAGAAGCTCAGCAAGTGCGGCTTTGACGTTTTCGCGGAAATCGCCGGCCACGATGATAAAGAGCAGGTCGTCGCCAGGCTTCAGACAGCCGGATTTGGCCTCGGCCATGGCGCGCCAGATGCCGGGGCGTTGTTCGAATTCCTGGCACAGGGCGGCAATCTTGTCGTGGTCCGGGGTGACCTCGACGCCGGTGACTTCGGCACCGTCAGCTCTGGATGTGGCGCGGACCACGCCGTTATGAACAAGGACCATGCCCACGTTCTTGGCGAAATCGGGATCGGCCTTTAACTCGGCAATAGTTTTAGTGATATCCATCTGCTAACTCCTTTCGGAAAATGGTAGGGAACGATGTACAAGCTTTCGTCACTGCTCAAGGATCTGCCGACGCTGCATGAAAGCAGGATGTCGTCTTCCGGCTTTGCCGTGTGGATCGTCTGGGCGGATGAACTGACCGATGCCATTCCGTCTACCTTCCGGGATTTCGGTGGCATGGAAATCTCATCGGAAAATCAGCATTCCTTGTGGTTCTTCTTTACCAAGGATGTTTTCCACGCCATGGCTCGGCTGCAGGTCTGGGCCAACCTGAACGACCTTCCGGTCTATATCCAGATCTTGCCTGCCAATCTCGGAATAGGGTTCCAGTTGGAGATGGCCTTGTCAATCTCTTCGGAACTCTATTCTCAGCAATCCAATCTGCCCGATGAGTTCGAGGTCTGGGTACACCCCAAGGTCCGGCAGGAAGCGGATGGTATCCCCGGCATCACTCTTGAAAAGATCGATAAACTCTACTCGGGCATTGCGGCGGCCTCATGGACAAAATTGTTCGGTGACCCGCGTATGGGATTTGCCTCGACCCTGGGCTGGTTTTTCATTCTGAAGCCTCTGGGCAATCCGATGGATAAGGCCTTCATCGAAGGCTGGCGCAATTTTTTCCTCGAGATTGAGAAGATATTAAAACGCCTGAAGCTCAAGTACATTGTTTCTGAGGGCTACCTGACCTTCGAGTTGGATTCCTACAAGAATCTGGACCGCTGGTGCCGTGAAATTCTGACGATGATTCGCGGAACCAAGGACTGCGAGGAATGCAATTACTGGCCAAGCGTCATGCTGGCCGTGGAGAAGGCTGGCTATCAATTCAATGACGAATTGCCCAACAAGATTCCCATTGAATGGGATCAGATGGCTCCAGATTTTCCACACATGAGTTATCGAACGGCTTTTCTGCTGGGTGATAATTACAAGATCAAGGATGTCAGCTACAGCTTCGAGCGGAGCCGGATGACCGACTGGTGTTACGTTCACATGTCGGATCTGGATTCCATCTTTGAGGAACAAGGCAGTTTGAACATCACTCTGCCCGTTGGGCTTCTGGCAGGTAAGGAACGGCCTTGTTTCTATTGTGGACTGCGCAGCCACACCGAAACCGAGTGTCCCACGCGAACGTTGCAGGATTTGGACAACAAGGTGTGGAAGGACATTTCCATGATGGGGCTGGACTCCATCAATATGAATCTCAAGGAGTTGGGTGAGGCGGTCAAGGATGAGCCTGTTTCCGGCATGGAGCGGCTCTTGGGCGGAGCTGAAAGCGCAGGCACAATGCTGCGGGCCCTGTTCGAAATCAATGCCCCCGTGCAATTGAGATACATGCCAATGATCTGGCGTTCTCTGGGGAAGGATTTGCCTGCGGGATTATACAAGCTGGCGCCTTTGGAAAAAAGTTCTCTGACCAAGGCCTATGACATGTTTCTGGCTGGTGAGGCCGCAGAGGCAGAGCATGAGGCCAAGGAAGGGGCGTTGCGCAATCCTCGGGATTTCCAGTACCGCACATTGTTGGGGTTCCTCCTGATGGAGCGCGGCGACCTGGACCGGGCTATCGGTTACTGGAAGGAAGCCGAACCCCTGGGCGATTCCCCCATTCATTTTGCCTATCACAAATATCTTCAGGCTCGTGGTTTGGAGGTTCAGGGGCGTTTTGACGGAGCCATGAATCTCTACAAGGAAGCCTACGCATTGTGCCCGAAATGGGATGAGCCGCACTACCGTCAGGCGGTCTGCATGGTGAAGATGGGTTTTTCGGAACATGCCGTGGGGTTGATTGATCAGCTGCTGGATGATGATGCCAACCTTTTCAATCGTATCATTATTGACCCCGAAGCCGAGCGCGGAGTGGTGCAGATTTTGGCCAACCTCCATGGGCGTTGGGTTGCTGCACAGGAAGGGGCAAAGGATGGAGAGCAGAAGCTGCGAAGCCTGATCGAAGAGGTTGAGGATTGGTTTGGCAAAGACCATGAATACAGCATGAAAATGAAACGCCAGATTGGTAACATTCTCCAGCTGGCCGAAATTGAGAACTATGTGGTCTTCAACAAGCTGATTTCCGGGAAACTCAACGTCAGTCGTTCGTTGAAGTCTAACGTGGACAAGGAAGTAAAGGTCCTGCAAAAGCAGGCCGAGCAGTTTCGTAAGCGATTGAAGGGCATTCATGAGGAGATATCATGGTTTCCTTTTCCTCGTGCCCTGCGTGAGTTCAACAGGGATTTCAATTTTTGTGTGACCAAGTTGAATTGGGTGAAGCAGCAGCATTTCAAGGTGGCCAAGAATTTCCGCATGAGCCATGAGTTCTTCAAACAGGTGGACGAGAATCTCAAACGTCTGTCGTCGCGCCTGGTCACGTTGAGGATTGTACGGGATGCTACTCTGTTTGCCTTACTCATGGGCAAGAGTTTTATGTGGATGGAGATCGTAGGGCTGGGGTTGGCCTTGGTTGCCATGCCCGTGGCTGTCGTCGTGGGTGAGAATTTTCATTACGCATGGTTGACCGAGTTCATCGAGGGACAGCGCTGGGGGATTCAGAAGGGGTTGATCATTGTCGTGAGTGTGCTTGCGTTTACTGTTTCGTTGCTCAAAACGGCTCTGGTCTTTGAAAAACGCAAGGCGAAGTTTTTTGACGAGCAGAAGGAGTTGGCCAAGAAGCACATGGCTCGGCAGGCCAAGACTCGGCAGGCCAAAACTCGGAGGAGATAGCCGGAACGAGATGAATGGTCTTTTGCGTGCGGGCAGTTGTCTGTCCGCTCTTTTTTGACCAAAAAAAAGCGGGAGCCGAAGCTCCCGCTCAAGAATCAAATCCGAATGCGATTTAGACGCAGCCGGTGGGCTTGGGCAGGCCAGCCATCTTGCAAGCGCCCTTACCGGGACCGGAGGGGAACAGCTCGTAGATGTGCTTCAGCTTGAAGCCAGTGACCTTGGAGAGGATGCGCACCATGGGTGCGATACCGTTCTTCTTGTAGTAGTCCTGCAAGAAGTCGAGAACCTTCTGGTGCTCGTCGGACATCTCTTTAATGCCTTCGGACTCCTGAACGTACTCAACCCACTCGGGGCTCCAGTCTTCAAAGCGCTGCAGGAAACCGTCTTCATCAATCTCAAAGCTTTTGCCTTTAAATTCAACAGTAGCCATGTTCGTCCTCCTTTGAGGTGTTTGAACGTATCAAAGACGTTCCCAAAAAAACTGACGAATGCCAGAGTTAAACCTGAGCCGGAAAACCGGCAACCTATTGAACAAGCAGCTTCCGCTACTCAACTCCGTTGTGTTTTCTCCGAACTGGCCGGTGAAAAGTTAGGTGAGTCTAATGGCGCTCATGGTTTTTTGTCAATGGATTCTACCGGGAAATCGTCGAAAATATCGTTCTTGAAGAGTGACTTCAATTCCGATCTCTTAGCTTCCCAGTAGTTCTTCAATATGTTCGCGTGCAAAGTCCAGGTCAGCATCCAGTTGCAGGGCGTTGGCCAGACAATGCAGGGCTTCTTCTGTCTGCCCCAGGAATTTGTAGCACAGGCCCAGATTTGCAAGGTCCATGGCTGATCCTGAATCCAGATCCAGGGCAGCTTTGAAGTCTTTGGCTGCGGTTTCGTATCTTCCGCTCTTGAAGTGGGATACACCACGCAGGTTGAAGTACTCCTTGACCTCGTCCGAGAAACTGATGGCCCGATCAAGATGGGGCAATGCGGTTTCGAAGTCTCCGGCCTGGGTCAGGGCGAAGGCCTGATAGAATGCAGCCAGTCCTTTATCCTCGGAGTCATCCTGCAGGGGCTCGGCCATGGCAAAGAGTTCTGTTGCCAGGGGCATGTCGCCCCCCTTCAAGGCGACCATGGCCCGATAGAATGGCATGAAATGCGCGTCAGGGTAGATTTCTTCCAGAATGTCGAGGCTCTTTTCGGCCACGGGGACGGGCATGTCCTCGGCCAGGATGCGTCCCACGAACATGCCCAGGCTGGCGCGTTCGGTGCGCTCGCGGAACAGGAAGCCGGGGACGAGATTGTAGTTGGCCGGGATGCCAAGTTCCGGGTGGGTCGTGGCTACGCTGTACAGGGTGTAGCCCATGGCTGTAAGGCCGCGGGTAAGGCCCATCAGTTCATCCAGAATGTCGTCGCTCTCCAGAGTGGGCAGGCTGCTCAGGGGGACAACGGGGCCTTCGGTGAGCCACTTGAAGTCTTCGACAGCAAGATACTTGGGCAGGCCGGAGGCTTCGTAGTTGGCACCGGTCTCGAAGTCGCCTCCCAGTTGCGCAACCTCTGTCAGGGCTCGGATGGCGGCTTTGGCCGGAGACGATGCTGTTC is part of the Desulfovibrio ferrophilus genome and harbors:
- a CDS encoding glycosyltransferase family 4 protein; the encoded protein is MRIIQVANVRWFNATSWYALYLARLLQDAGHESLVLTLEDTESHAKAQEWNLDVRTLPLNSSNPLKVAHVYRELSQLVTEFKPHAVNCHRGESFWLWSLLKKRSNSFRLIRTRGDQRLPKHDPINRWLHASVADAVIATNSVMYGHFREHFPIRDCNLHRILGGVDRARFAFSVDGRARVRAEFGFGEDDLVVGLLGRFDEVKGQRELIQAIASLRADGNVHLKLMLAGFPTATTQEQVQNWINDSGMSDATVITGSRRDVADIISAMDLGVIASKWSETIARAALEIMSCGVPLIGTTVGVMPDLISGRALFPPNSVKNMAESIAWAQPESTRRGLVSQQAKTMENLSGEAFLERTLAVYRGEPS
- a CDS encoding tetratricopeptide repeat protein, translated to MYKLSSLLKDLPTLHESRMSSSGFAVWIVWADELTDAIPSTFRDFGGMEISSENQHSLWFFFTKDVFHAMARLQVWANLNDLPVYIQILPANLGIGFQLEMALSISSELYSQQSNLPDEFEVWVHPKVRQEADGIPGITLEKIDKLYSGIAAASWTKLFGDPRMGFASTLGWFFILKPLGNPMDKAFIEGWRNFFLEIEKILKRLKLKYIVSEGYLTFELDSYKNLDRWCREILTMIRGTKDCEECNYWPSVMLAVEKAGYQFNDELPNKIPIEWDQMAPDFPHMSYRTAFLLGDNYKIKDVSYSFERSRMTDWCYVHMSDLDSIFEEQGSLNITLPVGLLAGKERPCFYCGLRSHTETECPTRTLQDLDNKVWKDISMMGLDSINMNLKELGEAVKDEPVSGMERLLGGAESAGTMLRALFEINAPVQLRYMPMIWRSLGKDLPAGLYKLAPLEKSSLTKAYDMFLAGEAAEAEHEAKEGALRNPRDFQYRTLLGFLLMERGDLDRAIGYWKEAEPLGDSPIHFAYHKYLQARGLEVQGRFDGAMNLYKEAYALCPKWDEPHYRQAVCMVKMGFSEHAVGLIDQLLDDDANLFNRIIIDPEAERGVVQILANLHGRWVAAQEGAKDGEQKLRSLIEEVEDWFGKDHEYSMKMKRQIGNILQLAEIENYVVFNKLISGKLNVSRSLKSNVDKEVKVLQKQAEQFRKRLKGIHEEISWFPFPRALREFNRDFNFCVTKLNWVKQQHFKVAKNFRMSHEFFKQVDENLKRLSSRLVTLRIVRDATLFALLMGKSFMWMEIVGLGLALVAMPVAVVVGENFHYAWLTEFIEGQRWGIQKGLIIVVSVLAFTVSLLKTALVFEKRKAKFFDEQKELAKKHMARQAKTRQAKTRRR
- a CDS encoding glycosyltransferase family 4 protein, with protein sequence MSGNNRIALMLPKLSTYGGAEGFAFRLADILTANGYPVDFICARQETAEPKGVNVVPVGRPPLGRAAKIAWYAYAAEQARKRGGYGLTISMGKTVRQDVLRMSGGPLSEFWRLSKRAYAQGFEREFKMLRRRLAPANRLIRHLERRALENQELCIAVSHRVQDWLLDAHPWLDKRQMKVIYNRPDLTRFTPASEDERTLIRSNMGLGAADQLIVLAGTNFALKGLGTLIRALALLPREVRVHVAGDRNPGRFKALAQSLAVQDRVAFLGRVDDMPSLYQASDLFCLPSFYDTCSNAVLEALASGTRVISSKDNGSSYFLPPDRIVDDSGDAQALALAIEQALNTPRPQGFQWPEDVESGLEPYLALAHDRLG
- a CDS encoding TusE/DsrC/DsvC family sulfur relay protein; this encodes MATVEFKGKSFEIDEDGFLQRFEDWSPEWVEYVQESEGIKEMSDEHQKVLDFLQDYYKKNGIAPMVRILSKVTGFKLKHIYELFPSGPGKGACKMAGLPKPTGCV
- a CDS encoding molybdenum cofactor biosynthesis protein MoaE, with the translated sequence MDITKTIAELKADPDFAKNVGMVLVHNGVVRATSRADGAEVTGVEVTPDHDKIAALCQEFEQRPGIWRAMAEAKSGCLKPGDDLLFIIVAGDFRENVKAALAELLDRIKAEAVSKKEACLR
- a CDS encoding YcaO-like family protein; translated protein: MIELKSCIKTYTTDQDKAIAPEDTVARVRKLLEDYGNDILAETRRIDTGRLDIPVFLSITGPGARKVMPTRKQMGKGASPIQAEASALMELTERFSYFSFWDDYGDFTTATWSEALDKWPGKVMDITQIIKAAGDDISAANAVRILDLVQWKFTPVTNISQGREEYIPLDLFKKLNEFNGSSAGNTYEESIAQGAAELIERHVCAVTDRTTPEMPTIDLDAVEDPVLARLLACFRDNGLKVWLKDMTLGFPAPTVAAIAYDPATFPEKSEIVYTAGTASSPAKAAIRALTEVAQLGGDFETGANYEASGLPKYLAVEDFKWLTEGPVVPLSSLPTLESDDILDELMGLTRGLTAMGYTLYSVATTHPELGIPANYNLVPGFLFRERTERASLGMFVGRILAEDMPVPVAEKSLDILEEIYPDAHFMPFYRAMVALKGGDMPLATELFAMAEPLQDDSEDKGLAAFYQAFALTQAGDFETALPHLDRAISFSDEVKEYFNLRGVSHFKSGRYETAAKDFKAALDLDSGSAMDLANLGLCYKFLGQTEEALHCLANALQLDADLDFAREHIEELLGS